Proteins from a single region of Sphingomonas morindae:
- a CDS encoding heme o synthase, giving the protein MMATVADALAAEGEPIEGLPADWRDFLALTKPRVMTLVVFTGLCGLLAAPESIHPVLGFVAILCIALGAGAAGALNQWYEADLDAKMRRTRNRPLPAGRMGRPAALQFGVGLAAFSVILMGLAVNLLAAAILSVSILFYVLIYTVWLKRRTPQNIVIGGAAGAFPALIGWAAATGRVDLLPCLLFLLVFLWTPPHFWSLSLFVNSDYAAAGVPMMSVVAGPRSTRLQAFLYSLPMAAVAVAPWPMGLTGRLYGVAALALSGLFVALALRMALSGETEPARMRAERRLFGFSVFYLFALFGVLVIDRWFPL; this is encoded by the coding sequence ATGATGGCGACCGTAGCCGACGCGCTCGCGGCCGAAGGCGAGCCGATCGAGGGTTTGCCCGCGGACTGGCGGGATTTTCTCGCGCTGACCAAGCCGCGGGTGATGACGCTCGTGGTGTTCACCGGGCTGTGCGGCCTGTTGGCGGCGCCCGAATCGATCCATCCCGTGCTCGGCTTCGTCGCGATCCTCTGCATCGCGCTGGGCGCCGGCGCGGCCGGGGCGCTCAACCAATGGTATGAGGCCGATCTCGACGCCAAGATGCGCCGCACGCGCAACCGCCCGCTGCCCGCCGGGCGGATGGGGCGGCCGGCGGCGCTGCAATTCGGGGTGGGCCTCGCCGCCTTTTCGGTGATCCTGATGGGTCTGGCGGTGAATCTGCTCGCCGCCGCCATCCTGTCGGTGTCGATCCTCTTCTATGTGCTGATCTACACCGTGTGGCTGAAGCGCCGCACGCCGCAGAACATCGTCATCGGCGGGGCGGCGGGAGCGTTTCCGGCGCTGATCGGCTGGGCCGCCGCCACGGGCCGCGTCGATCTGCTGCCCTGTCTGCTGTTCCTGCTCGTCTTCCTGTGGACGCCGCCGCACTTCTGGTCGCTCTCGCTGTTCGTCAATTCGGACTATGCGGCGGCGGGCGTGCCGATGATGTCGGTGGTGGCGGGCCCGCGGTCCACGCGCCTCCAGGCCTTTCTCTACAGCCTGCCGATGGCGGCCGTGGCGGTGGCGCCCTGGCCGATGGGGCTGACGGGGCGGCTGTACGGCGTCGCCGCGCTGGCGCTGAGCGGCCTGTTCGTGGCCCTGGCGCTGCGCATGGCGCTCAGCGGCGAGACCGAGCCCGCGCGGATGCGCGCCGAGCGCCGGCTGTTCGGCTTTTCGGTCTTCTACCTCTTCGCGCTGTTCGGGGTGCTCGTGATCGACCGCTGGTTTCCGCTGTGA
- a CDS encoding acyl-CoA dehydrogenase family protein — MNQFALTDEQREIQALARRFTADAITPHAAHWDEHHIFPRETIEAAAALGFGAIYVSEESGGIGLGRLEAALIMEAMAYGCPSTSAFISIHNMAAWILDRFASPALKARFLPDMVTARTIGSYCLTEPGSGSDAAALRTKAVRDGDSYRLTGSKAFISGGGANDLYLVMARTGADGPKGISCFLVEKDTPGLSFGAPERKLGWHSQPTAQVNLDDVRVPADQLVGAEGQGFAIAMAGLDGGRLNIGACSLGGAQRCLDEALRYTGERRQFGQRILDFQNTQFVLADMATELEAARALLYVAAAKVTEGSADRTQFAAMAKRLATDTGSAVVDRALQLHGGYGYLQDYPIERFWRDLRVHRILEGTNEIMRMIVAREMMKQ, encoded by the coding sequence ATGAACCAGTTCGCCCTCACCGACGAGCAGCGCGAGATCCAGGCGCTGGCGCGGCGCTTCACCGCCGATGCCATCACCCCGCACGCCGCCCACTGGGACGAGCACCACATCTTCCCGCGCGAGACGATCGAGGCCGCCGCCGCGCTCGGCTTCGGCGCCATCTATGTGTCGGAGGAAAGCGGCGGCATCGGGCTGGGCCGGCTCGAGGCGGCGCTCATCATGGAGGCGATGGCCTATGGCTGTCCCTCGACCAGCGCCTTCATCTCGATCCACAATATGGCGGCCTGGATCCTCGACCGCTTCGCCAGCCCGGCGCTCAAGGCGCGCTTCCTGCCGGACATGGTGACGGCGCGCACGATCGGCTCCTACTGCCTGACCGAGCCCGGCTCGGGATCGGACGCGGCGGCGTTGCGCACCAAGGCCGTGCGCGACGGGGACAGCTATCGGCTGACCGGATCCAAGGCCTTCATCTCGGGCGGCGGCGCCAATGATCTCTATCTGGTGATGGCGCGCACCGGCGCGGACGGACCGAAGGGCATTTCCTGCTTCCTGGTCGAGAAGGACACGCCCGGCCTCAGCTTCGGCGCGCCCGAACGCAAGCTTGGCTGGCATTCGCAGCCCACCGCCCAGGTGAATCTCGACGATGTGCGCGTTCCCGCCGACCAGCTTGTCGGCGCCGAGGGCCAGGGCTTCGCGATCGCCATGGCCGGGTTGGACGGCGGCCGGCTGAACATCGGCGCCTGCTCGCTCGGCGGCGCGCAACGCTGCCTCGACGAGGCGCTGCGCTATACCGGCGAGCGCCGCCAGTTCGGCCAGCGAATCCTCGATTTCCAGAACACGCAATTCGTGCTTGCCGACATGGCCACCGAGCTGGAGGCGGCGCGGGCGCTGCTCTATGTCGCGGCGGCCAAGGTGACCGAGGGCAGCGCGGACCGCACCCAGTTCGCCGCCATGGCCAAGCGGCTCGCCACCGATACCGGCTCCGCCGTGGTGGACCGCGCGCTCCAGCTGCATGGCGGCTACGGCTATTTGCAGGATTACCCGATCGAACGCTTCTGGCGCGATCTCCGGGTCCACCGCATTCTCGAGGGCACCAACGAGATCATGCGCATGATCGTGGCGCGGGAGATGATGAAGCAATGA
- a CDS encoding SURF1 family protein → MSLRARVPLGPTLLVAAAVALMIGLGVWQLRRMHEKEALLARYAQAATLPPRAFPRDRRAVDALFRRAEAFCLAPVTWRAGAGRDRAGEPGYRHIVECSTGAEGPGVALDMGWSKSPSAPQGWRGGTVRGVIGPDRGGQILLVADQPAPGLRASAVPTMDDIPNNHLAYAVQWFLFAGMAVIIYALVLRRRAREG, encoded by the coding sequence ATGAGCCTGCGCGCGCGCGTGCCGCTCGGGCCGACCCTGCTGGTCGCCGCCGCCGTGGCGCTGATGATCGGGCTGGGCGTGTGGCAGCTGCGCCGTATGCACGAAAAGGAGGCGCTGCTCGCCCGCTACGCCCAGGCCGCCACCTTGCCGCCGCGCGCCTTTCCGCGCGATCGCAGGGCGGTGGACGCGCTGTTCCGGCGCGCCGAAGCCTTTTGCCTGGCGCCCGTCACATGGCGCGCCGGCGCCGGCCGCGATCGCGCCGGAGAGCCCGGCTATCGCCATATCGTGGAGTGCAGCACCGGCGCCGAGGGACCCGGCGTGGCGCTGGACATGGGCTGGTCGAAAAGCCCCTCGGCGCCGCAGGGCTGGCGCGGCGGCACGGTGCGCGGGGTGATCGGGCCCGATCGCGGCGGCCAGATCCTGCTCGTCGCCGACCAGCCCGCCCCCGGCCTGCGCGCGAGCGCGGTGCCGACGATGGACGATATCCCGAACAATCATCTGGCCTATGCGGTGCAGTGGTTCCTGTTCGCGGGCATGGCGGTGATCATCTACGCGCTGGTGCTGCGCCGCCGCGCGCGCGAAGGCTGA
- a CDS encoding cytochrome c oxidase assembly protein: MVGLGFAAVPLYRMFCQATGYGGAARIDQGARAPGAIGRRVLVRFDANVNSKLPWRFGPETPAMTVPIGARQIAFFEATNLSDHSITGSAAFNISPDQAATYFVKVQCFCFTQQTLGPGETQRMPVVFYVDPAITKDPDAARVGEITLSYTFYPVDRPAAAR; encoded by the coding sequence ATGGTGGGGCTCGGCTTCGCGGCGGTGCCGCTCTACCGCATGTTCTGCCAGGCGACCGGCTATGGCGGCGCGGCCCGGATCGATCAGGGCGCGCGCGCGCCGGGGGCGATCGGCCGGCGGGTGCTGGTGCGGTTCGATGCTAATGTGAACAGCAAGCTGCCCTGGCGCTTCGGCCCCGAGACGCCGGCGATGACGGTGCCGATCGGCGCCCGCCAGATCGCCTTTTTCGAGGCGACCAATCTGAGCGATCACAGCATCACCGGCTCGGCCGCCTTCAACATCAGCCCCGACCAGGCGGCGACCTATTTCGTGAAGGTGCAGTGTTTCTGCTTCACCCAGCAGACGCTGGGCCCCGGCGAGACGCAGCGCATGCCGGTGGTCTTCTATGTCGATCCCGCGATCACCAAGGATCCCGATGCCGCGCGGGTGGGCGAGATCACGCTCAGCTACACCTTCTATCCGGTGGACCGGCCGGCCGCCGCCCGCTAA
- a CDS encoding EF-hand domain-containing protein: protein MMRIGVAALALALAGPAIAAEAPPLEGGATFISPMGEPFRSTDGLSGAEHWFREADADHDGRITREEMRADAERFFKKLDQDGDGEIGPDEITRYETEIAPEIRVASTMGDMSLAKTDDQGNVTPPPYPTRLGAGRFGYLDMPEPIITADTNMDRAITRAEFDTAAFRRFKMLDTDGDGAITRAELPKLSAKAATSFGHGHGGGGGGGRGGRGHGRH from the coding sequence ATGATGCGGATCGGGGTGGCGGCATTGGCACTGGCGCTGGCGGGTCCGGCGATCGCGGCCGAGGCGCCGCCGCTGGAGGGCGGTGCCACCTTCATCAGCCCGATGGGTGAGCCGTTCCGCTCGACCGACGGGCTCTCCGGCGCCGAACATTGGTTCCGCGAGGCCGATGCCGATCATGACGGCCGCATCACCCGCGAGGAGATGCGCGCCGATGCCGAACGCTTCTTCAAGAAGCTCGACCAGGATGGCGATGGCGAGATCGGTCCGGACGAGATCACCCGCTACGAGACCGAGATCGCGCCCGAGATCCGCGTCGCCAGCACCATGGGCGACATGTCGCTCGCCAAGACGGACGATCAGGGCAATGTGACGCCCCCGCCTTACCCGACCCGGCTGGGCGCGGGCCGCTTCGGCTATCTCGACATGCCCGAGCCGATCATCACCGCCGACACCAATATGGACCGCGCGATCACGCGCGCCGAGTTCGACACCGCCGCCTTCCGCCGGTTCAAGATGCTCGACACCGATGGCGACGGCGCCATCACCCGCGCCGAGCTACCCAAGCTCTCCGCCAAGGCCGCGACCAGCTTCGGTCATGGCCATGGCGGCGGCGGCGGGGGCGGGCGTGGCGGCCGGGGGCATGGCCGGCATTGA
- the ctaD gene encoding cytochrome c oxidase subunit I gives MTDTAANAHFFQAEEGHGHDHDADHKPGFFARWFLSTNHKDIGTLYLIFAIMAGIIGGAISGVMRAELAHPGIQYLTWLSGETGDAALHFWNVLITAHGLIMVFFMVMPAMIGGFGNWFVPIMIGAPDMAFPRMNNVSFWLIVPAFMLLLGSLFVPGGTGNGAGTGWTVYAPLSTSGSAGPAVDMAILALHLAGASSILGAINFITTIFNMRAPGMTLHKMPLFVWSVLVTAFLLLLALPVLAAAITMLLTDRNFGTAFFDASGGGDPILYQHLFWFFGHPEVYIMILPGFGMISHIVATFSRKPVFGYLGMAYAMVAIGVIGFVVWAHHMYTTGLDLNTKMYFTAATMVIAVPTGIKIFSWIATMWGGSMEFKVPMMWALGFIFMFTVGGVTGVVLANGGIDNYMQDTYYVVAHFHYVLSLGAVFSLFAGFYYWFPKMSGRMYNELLGHVHFWVFFIGVNLLFFPMHFLGLQSMPRRYPDYPDAFEHWNSVATTGYHIMAASMVVFFVNILWALIAGPKAPANPWGPGATTLEWTLSSPPPYHQFEQLPRIDEHGHH, from the coding sequence ATGACCGACACCGCCGCCAACGCCCATTTCTTCCAGGCCGAGGAAGGCCATGGCCACGATCACGACGCGGACCACAAGCCCGGCTTCTTCGCGCGCTGGTTCCTGTCCACCAACCACAAGGATATCGGCACGCTCTACCTGATCTTCGCGATCATGGCGGGGATCATCGGCGGCGCCATCTCGGGCGTGATGCGCGCCGAGCTGGCGCATCCGGGCATCCAATATCTCACCTGGCTGTCGGGCGAGACGGGCGACGCCGCGCTGCACTTCTGGAACGTGCTGATCACCGCCCATGGCCTCATCATGGTGTTTTTTATGGTCATGCCGGCGATGATCGGGGGCTTCGGCAACTGGTTCGTGCCGATCATGATCGGCGCGCCGGACATGGCCTTTCCGCGTATGAACAACGTGTCCTTCTGGCTGATCGTGCCGGCCTTCATGCTGCTGCTCGGCTCGCTCTTCGTGCCCGGCGGCACCGGCAACGGCGCGGGCACGGGCTGGACCGTCTATGCGCCGCTCTCGACCAGCGGATCGGCCGGCCCGGCGGTGGACATGGCGATTCTCGCGCTCCACCTCGCCGGCGCCTCCTCGATCCTCGGCGCGATCAACTTCATCACCACCATCTTCAACATGCGCGCGCCGGGCATGACGCTGCACAAGATGCCGCTGTTCGTCTGGTCGGTGCTGGTCACCGCCTTCCTGCTGCTGCTGGCGCTGCCGGTGCTCGCCGCCGCCATCACCATGCTGCTGACCGACCGTAATTTCGGCACCGCCTTCTTCGACGCCAGCGGCGGCGGCGATCCGATCCTGTACCAGCATCTCTTCTGGTTCTTCGGCCATCCCGAAGTCTACATCATGATCCTGCCGGGCTTCGGCATGATCAGCCACATCGTCGCCACCTTCAGCCGCAAGCCGGTGTTCGGCTATCTCGGCATGGCCTATGCCATGGTCGCGATCGGCGTGATCGGCTTCGTGGTGTGGGCGCACCACATGTACACCACCGGGCTCGACCTCAACACCAAGATGTACTTCACCGCCGCCACCATGGTCATCGCGGTGCCCACCGGCATCAAGATCTTCTCGTGGATCGCCACCATGTGGGGCGGTTCGATGGAGTTCAAGGTGCCGATGATGTGGGCGCTGGGCTTCATCTTCATGTTCACCGTAGGCGGGGTGACCGGCGTGGTGCTCGCCAATGGCGGCATCGACAACTACATGCAGGACACTTATTACGTGGTGGCGCACTTCCATTATGTGCTGTCTCTGGGTGCGGTCTTCTCGCTATTCGCCGGCTTCTACTATTGGTTCCCGAAGATGTCGGGCCGGATGTACAATGAGCTGCTCGGCCATGTGCATTTCTGGGTCTTCTTCATCGGCGTGAACCTGCTGTTCTTCCCGATGCACTTCCTCGGCCTGCAGAGCATGCCGCGCCGCTATCCCGATTATCCCGATGCGTTCGAGCATTGGAATTCGGTGGCGACGACCGGCTACCACATCATGGCGGCGAGCATGGTGGTGTTCTTCGTGAACATCCTCTGGGCGCTGATCGCGGGGCCCAAGGCGCCGGCCAATCCCTGGGGGCCGGGCGCGACGACGCTGGAATGGACGCTGTCCAGCCCGCCGCCCTATCACCAGTTCGAGCAGCTGCCGCGCATCGACGAGCACGGCCATCATTGA
- a CDS encoding cytochrome c oxidase subunit 3, protein MAGAKNHQYHILPPSPWPILSAFSALTLAGGLIMFMHSVKFGGLVLPLGLACVLACMGFWWADVIREGKEGHHTPVVALHLRYGMILFIASEVMFFVGWFWAYFDAALFPKAVEAVGGVWPPKGMELINPFHFPLLNTLILLCSGTTVTWAHHALIHGDRRGLKQGLWCTIALGLLFSSIQAYEYVHAPFAFKGHIYGATFFMATGFHGFHVIVGTIFLIICQIRAYRGDFTPRAHFGFEAAAWYWHFVDVVWLFLFLVIYVWGSAGATYAP, encoded by the coding sequence ATGGCCGGCGCGAAGAACCACCAATATCATATCCTGCCACCCAGCCCGTGGCCGATCCTCAGCGCCTTCTCGGCGCTGACGCTCGCGGGCGGGCTGATCATGTTCATGCATTCGGTGAAGTTCGGCGGGCTGGTGCTGCCGCTCGGCCTGGCGTGCGTGCTGGCCTGCATGGGCTTCTGGTGGGCCGATGTGATCCGCGAGGGGAAGGAGGGGCATCACACGCCGGTGGTGGCGCTGCATCTGCGCTACGGCATGATCCTGTTCATCGCCTCGGAGGTGATGTTCTTCGTCGGCTGGTTCTGGGCCTATTTCGATGCCGCGCTCTTCCCCAAGGCGGTGGAGGCGGTGGGCGGCGTGTGGCCCCCCAAGGGCATGGAGCTTATCAACCCCTTCCACTTCCCACTGCTCAACACGCTGATCCTGCTCTGCTCGGGCACCACCGTCACCTGGGCGCACCATGCGCTGATCCATGGCGACCGGCGCGGGCTGAAGCAGGGGCTGTGGTGCACCATCGCGCTCGGCCTGCTGTTCAGCAGCATCCAGGCCTATGAATATGTGCATGCGCCCTTCGCCTTCAAAGGCCATATCTACGGCGCCACCTTCTTCATGGCGACGGGCTTCCATGGCTTCCACGTCATAGTCGGCACGATCTTCCTGATCATCTGCCAGATCCGCGCCTATCGCGGCGATTTCACGCCGCGCGCCCATTTCGGCTTCGAGGCGGCCGCCTGGTATTGGCATTTCGTCGACGTGGTGTGGCTGTTCCTCTTCCTCGTCATCTATGTGTGGGGCAGCGCCGGGGCGACCTACGCGCCCTGA
- a CDS encoding DUF983 domain-containing protein: MDDPAPALPPPPRLVAIGLKGLCPRCGAPTLFSGLIAFAPRCAACGLDFTAFNVGDGPAAFLTLIVGTLVCIGAIALELTAHPPFWVHVLIWVPVTLGLVLVLLRVAKAMLLASEYRNRAGEGRLAERDPR; encoded by the coding sequence ATGGACGATCCCGCGCCCGCGCTTCCGCCGCCGCCCCGCCTTGTCGCGATCGGCCTGAAGGGCCTGTGTCCGCGCTGCGGGGCGCCGACTTTGTTCTCGGGGCTGATCGCCTTCGCGCCGCGCTGCGCCGCCTGCGGGCTGGATTTCACGGCCTTCAATGTCGGCGACGGGCCGGCGGCCTTTCTCACGCTGATCGTGGGCACCTTGGTGTGCATCGGCGCGATCGCGCTGGAGCTGACCGCGCATCCGCCCTTCTGGGTGCATGTGCTGATCTGGGTGCCGGTGACGCTCGGGCTGGTGCTGGTGCTGCTGCGCGTCGCCAAGGCGATGCTGCTCGCCTCCGAATATCGCAACCGCGCGGGCGAGGGCCGGCTGGCGGAGCGCGATCCGCGATGA
- the mmsB gene encoding 3-hydroxyisobutyrate dehydrogenase, with protein MDIAFIGLGNMGGGMALNLARAGHDVRAFDLAPAALARAEAGGCRIASSAAAAADGAAAIVTMLPAGGAVASTVRALLPALAPDTLLIDCSTIDVATARAVAAEAGAAGHVLVDAPVSGGIAAAQAGTLTFMVGGEAAGFARAAPILRAMGKAVIHAGEAGAGQAAKICNNMILGATMIATCEALALAVRLGLDPATFYEIASKASGQSWSLTAYCPLPGVGPESPADRGYEGGFAAALMLKDLKLALAAAQGVDAAVPMGAAAAALYQSFTNAGGGGKDFSAILGLLDGRLPG; from the coding sequence ATGGACATCGCCTTTATCGGGCTCGGCAATATGGGGGGCGGCATGGCCCTCAACCTGGCCCGGGCGGGCCATGATGTCCGCGCCTTCGATCTCGCGCCGGCGGCGCTGGCGCGCGCCGAGGCGGGCGGCTGCCGGATCGCCTCGTCGGCCGCGGCGGCGGCGGACGGGGCGGCGGCGATCGTCACCATGCTGCCGGCGGGCGGCGCGGTGGCGTCCACGGTGCGCGCGCTGCTGCCGGCGCTCGCCCCCGACACGCTGTTGATCGACTGCTCGACGATCGACGTCGCCACCGCCCGCGCGGTCGCGGCGGAGGCGGGGGCGGCGGGGCATGTGCTGGTGGACGCGCCCGTCTCCGGCGGCATCGCGGCGGCGCAGGCGGGCACGCTCACCTTCATGGTCGGCGGCGAGGCGGCCGGCTTCGCCCGCGCCGCGCCGATCCTCCGGGCGATGGGCAAGGCGGTGATCCATGCCGGCGAAGCGGGCGCGGGCCAGGCCGCCAAGATCTGCAACAATATGATTCTCGGCGCCACGATGATCGCGACCTGCGAGGCGCTGGCGCTGGCGGTGCGGCTCGGCCTCGATCCCGCCACCTTCTACGAGATCGCCTCCAAGGCCAGCGGCCAGAGCTGGTCGCTCACCGCCTATTGCCCGCTGCCCGGCGTCGGGCCGGAAAGCCCGGCCGATCGTGGCTATGAAGGCGGATTCGCGGCGGCGCTGATGCTGAAGGACCTCAAGCTCGCGCTCGCCGCGGCGCAGGGCGTGGACGCGGCGGTGCCGATGGGCGCGGCGGCGGCGGCGCTGTACCAGAGCTTCACCAATGCCGGCGGCGGCGGCAAGGACTTCTCCGCGATTCTCGGCCTGCTCGACGGCCGGCTGCCGGGCTGA
- a CDS encoding CoA-acylating methylmalonate-semialdehyde dehydrogenase, which yields MLEIGHAIAGEAGAPAQRFGDIYDPNLGAVAKRVALGTAADLERAVAAARAAQPGWAATNPQRRARVLFRFKELVEREMDDLAALLSAEHGKVLADSRGDIQRGLEVVEFCCGIPHALKGEYSQGAGPGIDVFSMRQPLGIGAGITPFNFPAMIPLWMASVAIAVGNAFILKPSERDPSVPLRLAALFQEAGLPEGILQVVQGDKEMVDAILDHPDIAAVSFVGSSDIAHYVYQRGTAAGKRVQAMGGAKNHGIVMPDADLDQVVQDLAGAAFGSAGERCMALPVVVPVGAETAEALRARLIPAIEALRVGVSTDPDAHYGPVVSAQHKARIEHYIQMGVDEGAELVVDGRGFTLQGHEQGFFVGPTLFDHVTPAMRTYQEEIFGPVLQIVRARDFEEAIALPSAHQYGNGVAIFTRNGHAAREFASRVNVGMVGINVPIPVPVAYHSFGGWKRSGFGDTNQHGMEGVRFWTRTKTVTARWPDGSLQGDSSFVIPTMG from the coding sequence ATGCTCGAGATCGGTCATGCCATCGCCGGCGAGGCTGGGGCGCCCGCGCAGCGCTTCGGCGATATTTACGATCCCAATTTGGGGGCCGTCGCCAAGCGGGTCGCGCTCGGCACCGCCGCCGATCTGGAGCGCGCGGTCGCCGCCGCGCGCGCCGCCCAGCCGGGCTGGGCCGCCACCAATCCGCAGCGCCGCGCGCGCGTGCTGTTCCGCTTCAAGGAGCTGGTCGAGCGCGAGATGGACGATCTCGCCGCCTTGCTCTCGGCCGAACATGGCAAGGTGCTCGCCGATTCGCGCGGCGACATCCAGCGCGGGCTCGAGGTGGTGGAATTTTGCTGCGGCATCCCCCACGCGCTCAAGGGCGAATATAGCCAGGGCGCCGGGCCCGGCATCGATGTCTTCTCGATGCGTCAGCCGCTCGGCATCGGCGCCGGCATCACGCCCTTCAACTTTCCGGCGATGATCCCGCTATGGATGGCTAGCGTCGCGATCGCGGTGGGCAACGCCTTCATCCTCAAGCCCTCGGAACGCGATCCCTCGGTGCCGCTGCGGCTCGCCGCTTTGTTCCAGGAGGCGGGGCTGCCCGAGGGCATTTTGCAGGTGGTGCAGGGCGACAAGGAGATGGTGGACGCCATTCTCGATCATCCCGACATCGCGGCGGTGAGCTTCGTCGGCTCCTCGGACATCGCCCATTATGTCTATCAGCGCGGAACCGCCGCCGGCAAACGGGTGCAGGCGATGGGCGGCGCCAAGAATCACGGCATCGTCATGCCCGATGCCGATCTCGATCAGGTGGTGCAGGATCTCGCCGGCGCCGCCTTCGGCTCGGCGGGGGAGCGCTGCATGGCGCTGCCGGTGGTGGTGCCGGTCGGCGCCGAGACGGCCGAGGCGCTGCGCGCGCGGCTGATCCCCGCGATCGAGGCGTTGCGCGTCGGCGTCTCCACCGATCCGGACGCGCACTATGGTCCGGTCGTGTCCGCGCAGCACAAGGCGCGGATCGAGCACTATATCCAGATGGGCGTGGACGAAGGCGCCGAGCTGGTCGTGGATGGGCGCGGCTTCACCTTGCAGGGCCATGAGCAGGGCTTTTTCGTCGGCCCCACCCTGTTCGACCATGTCACCCCGGCGATGCGCACCTATCAGGAGGAGATTTTCGGCCCGGTGCTGCAGATCGTCCGCGCGCGCGATTTCGAGGAGGCGATCGCGCTGCCGTCCGCCCACCAATATGGCAATGGCGTCGCCATCTTCACCCGCAACGGCCATGCCGCGCGCGAATTCGCCAGCCGGGTGAATGTCGGGATGGTCGGCATCAACGTGCCGATCCCGGTGCCCGTCGCCTATCACAGCTTCGGCGGCTGGAAGCGTTCGGGCTTTGGCGACACCAACCAGCATGGCATGGAGGGCGTGCGCTTCTGGACGCGCACCAAGACGGTGACGGCACGCTGGCCCGACGGATCGCTCCAGGGCGATTCGAGCTTCGTCATCCCGACCATGGGCTGA
- a CDS encoding enoyl-CoA hydratase-related protein, protein MTYETLLVERHDAVTLVTLNRPKALNALNSQVLAELLAVTAAYDADPGQRCLLLTGSDKAFAAGADIKEMEAMGFAAAYAGNFFAGWEQFTRTRKPMIAAVAGYALGGGCELAMMCDFILAADTARFGQPEIKLGVGPGMGGSQRLTRAVGKAKAMEMCLTGRMIDAEEAERAGLVARIVPAAALREEALKTAALVAAMPPLAAIANKEMVNAAFETGLAQGLAYERRLFHGLCATEDKAEGMSAFVEKRAGHYTGR, encoded by the coding sequence ATGACCTACGAAACCCTTCTCGTGGAGCGGCACGACGCGGTCACGCTCGTCACGCTCAACCGGCCCAAGGCGCTCAACGCGCTCAATTCGCAGGTTCTGGCCGAGCTGCTGGCGGTGACCGCCGCCTATGATGCCGATCCCGGTCAGCGCTGCCTCCTGCTCACCGGCAGCGACAAGGCGTTCGCCGCCGGCGCGGATATCAAGGAAATGGAGGCGATGGGCTTCGCCGCCGCCTATGCCGGCAATTTCTTCGCCGGCTGGGAGCAGTTCACCCGCACCCGCAAGCCGATGATCGCGGCGGTCGCCGGCTATGCGCTGGGCGGCGGCTGCGAGCTGGCGATGATGTGCGACTTCATCCTCGCCGCCGATACGGCACGCTTCGGCCAGCCCGAGATCAAGCTGGGGGTCGGCCCCGGCATGGGCGGCTCGCAGCGCCTCACCCGCGCGGTGGGCAAGGCCAAGGCGATGGAGATGTGCCTGACCGGCCGCATGATCGACGCCGAGGAAGCCGAGCGCGCCGGGCTGGTGGCGCGGATCGTTCCCGCCGCCGCGCTGCGCGAGGAGGCGCTCAAGACCGCCGCGCTCGTTGCCGCCATGCCGCCGCTCGCGGCCATCGCCAACAAGGAGATGGTCAACGCCGCCTTCGAGACCGGGCTGGCCCAGGGCCTCGCCTATGAGCGCCGCCTCTTCCACGGCCTCTGCGCCACCGAGGACAAGGCCGAGGGCATGAGCGCCTTTGTCGAGAAACGCGCCGGCCATTACACCGGCCGCTGA